One segment of Polaribacter huanghezhanensis DNA contains the following:
- a CDS encoding YceI family protein: protein MKKLFITTLILTLSFQLTSCKSEVKKKTVKKEVVTAAFSLETANNSIDWVAYKTTDKLPVKGSFKKVTITKNGNGDTAKDAINNAEFSIPVSSVFTNNPDRDGKLKKFFFGVMDNTSLLSGKLILTDDTNGIASITMNGITSDLPFTYTIEGKEFKLNTTMNLDNWNAQNAVSSLNVVCKDLHKAADGISKTWSEVAINITTVFK from the coding sequence ATGAAAAAATTATTTATAACAACACTTATATTAACACTTTCTTTTCAATTGACTTCTTGTAAGTCTGAAGTAAAAAAGAAAACAGTAAAAAAAGAAGTAGTAACAGCAGCTTTTTCATTAGAAACTGCAAATAATTCAATTGATTGGGTTGCCTATAAAACAACGGATAAACTTCCTGTTAAAGGGTCATTTAAAAAAGTTACAATCACTAAAAACGGAAATGGTGACACGGCAAAAGACGCAATAAATAATGCTGAATTTTCAATTCCTGTAAGTAGCGTTTTTACAAATAATCCTGATAGAGATGGCAAATTGAAGAAATTTTTCTTTGGTGTTATGGACAACACAAGTTTATTGTCTGGAAAATTAATATTGACAGATGACACAAACGGAATTGCATCAATAACCATGAATGGAATTACTTCAGATTTACCTTTTACCTACACAATAGAAGGAAAAGAATTTAAGCTAAATACAACCATGAATTTAGACAATTGGAATGCGCAGAATGCTGTAAGTTCTTTAAACGTTGTTTGTAAAGATTTACACAAGGCGGCAGACGGAATTTCTAAAACGTGGAGTGAAGTTGCCATCAACATTACTACTGTTTTTAAATAA